GCCTATGTGCGCGGCTGCACGTCCATCGGCGACGGCTGCATCATCGGCGCTGCGGTGGAAATCAAAAATTCGGTCATCTTTCCGCACTGCCGCATTCAACACCTCAGTTACATCGGCGACTCGGTGATCGGTGAAGGTTGTTCCTTAGGCGCAGGAACAATCACCGCCAACCATCGTCATGACGACGGCTTTATTCAATCCATGGTAAAGGGGAAATTGATCAATACGGAGCGCAAAAAGTTGGGCGCTGTTTTGGGCGACGGCGTATCGACCGGCATCCATACGTCAATTTATCCGGGCAGGAAAATTTGGCCGCACATGACCACTAGGCCGGGACAAGTCGTCCAAAGCGATTTAATGCCGGCAGGCGCGGTGTGGGATTAGATGCGCAGAGAGAGTCCTGCGGCAAGTCCTAACCCTGTCGAGGTAGCCGAAGTCAAGCCGCTGTAGGTGCGAAAGGCGGCGTCGAACGAAAAGCGGCGCAGGCTGATGCCGAAGCCGCCGGAGAAAAAGTCCGGACCAAGACCGCCGCGCGATGCTCCCGCGCGGACGAAAAGATAGTCAGTCAAGCGGATTTCGCCGCCGATCGCCAAACGGGGGTCGCGGCTGGAAAGCGCCGAGTCGCGAAAACCGACCTCGAACTCTGCCGAAACCAGATAGTTGTCGGCAAAAGGCGCCGCCATCGCGATGTTGAGCACTCGCGGCAGCCGTACCAAATGCTTTTCAACGGGTTCCTGATAATAGTCGGTGATAAAAAACGAATCGATGGAGGCGCTGCGCAAAAGTGCCTCCAGAGGCTGTTCTTTCAAACGAAAATCGAAAGTAGATTTTACGGCGCGAATATCCCACTCCATTTGCGAAAGCGGGTTGTGCAGAATGACCGAGGCGATCCATTTATTCTGCAGCTGCAGACTGAGAGCTGCGGTAAGCGCGTAGCCGCGGCCTCCTTCCGCATAGTCCAGATCCAGCGTTCCCGCGCCCGAAATGCCTGCAAAAGTGGTTTGCGAAATAAAGTGCGAGCGGGTAATGCGGGCATAAGAGAGACCGTAGAGATAGCGCGCCGTCACCCCCCAGGACAACGTCTCGATGACGCTGTTTTCGACCGCGTAACCTTTGCCGAATCCCAATCCCATGGCTATTGCACTCATCCCGTCGCCTTGAACGGGATTAAATTCGTAGAGGCGATTGAGTTCGTTGCCGTGCAGCATCAGTTCGAACAGTTCGCGGGCGAAGGATCCCGAATAACTGCTGAATCCGCGCACGCCGAAAGCAAAGGGGCCGTATCCCAAGCTCAGGCCGTGAAGCCGCAGATTGGAGGAGAGCTCGAATCCTTCCCGCGGCACGGCGTTAAGAATGGTCTCGACCTCCCTCTCATCCAGATAGGTGCCGACGTAGCGTTGATAAATGACGTGCGACCAGGCGTTGTTGGTAAAATCGCCGCTGATGCCGAAAAAATTCATGGAAAAGGGGTTACGAAAAGGCAGACCCAGGTTGGCGGGATTGAGAAAGATGGCGTCGCAGCCGGTCGCTGCAGCCGAATAGGCGCCGGACATGGCGTACTGGCGCGCGTTGGTAAAGATATCCGACGCGCCTGCTGCGGCGAACATGCAAAAAGCTAAAAAGAACCCGCGTTTCATAGGCTTCGCCGGTCTTTAAGAAGAGGGAGCGGCGATTCGCTCCCTCGCGTTACGTTCTCAGGTGCCCATTTCCCAAGAGGAGAGGTACTCTTTTTGTTCTTCGGTCAGCTCGTCGATTTCGATGTTCATCGCCTTGAGCTTGAGGCGGGAGACCCAATCCTCGATCTCTTTGGGCACATTGTGCACTTTGACTTCCAGTTTGCCGGCATTCTTGACCGCCCATTCGGTCGCCAGCGCCTGCGTGGCAAAACTCATGTCCATGACCGAAGCCGGATGGCCTTCCGCAGCGGCCAAATTGATGAGCCTGCCCTCCGCCAGAACATAGATGCGGCGGCCGTTGGGCAGGGTGTATTCATCGACCAAACGACGCACTTCGATCGGCCCTTTGACGGCTATTTTTTTCAAGCCCTCGAGGTCGATCTCGACGTTGAAATGGCCCGAATTGGCGACGATGGCGCCATCCTTCATGACCAGCATGTGCTCCGGACGAATGACGTGAATGTCGCCCGTGAGGGTGCAGAACAGATCGCCGACTTTGGCGGCTTCCATCATCGGCATGACGCGAAAGCCGTCCATAGCCGCCTCCAGGGCGCGGATTGGATCGACTTCGGTGACGATGACGTCGGCGCCCATGCCGCGGCAGCGTGAAGCGAAACCGCGTCCGCACCAGCCGTAACCGGCCACGACGACCGTTTTGCCGGCCAGCAGAACATCCGTCGCGCGTATAATGCCGTCTACCGTGGACTGGCCGGTGCCGTAGCGATTATCGAACAGGTTTTTGGTCATGGCATCGTTGACGGCGATGACCGGAAACTTGAGCGCCCCGTCCTTGGCCATAGCGCGCAGGCGGATGACGCCTGTGGTCGTCTCTTCCATGCTGCCGATGATTTGCTTGGCAATTTCGGGATAATCGGAGTGGATGTTGGAGACCAGATCAGCCCCATCGTCCATGGTGATGACCGGTCCGTGCTCGATGGCGGCGCGGATATGATCGTAATAGGTCTTGTGATCTTCGCCTTTTATGGCGTAAACGGGAATACCGAAATCGCGCACCAGTGAAGCGGCGACGTCGTCCTGCGTGGACAGCGGGTTGGAAGCGCACAGCACCAAATCCGCCCCGCCGGCCTGCAGCGTGCGCATCAGGTTGGCCGTTTCGGCGGTCACATGCAGACAGGCGGACATTTTGCGTCCCGCCAGCGGCTTTTCTTTGGCGAACCGTTCGCGCACCTGCCGCAAAACCGGCATGTCGCGCTCGGCCCATTCGATGCGCATTTTGCCGCCGTCGGCAAGATTGATATTTTTAATATCGTAATTCACTCTTCCTCCAATGAATGACGGGCATCAGCCCTTCAGCAGATCCTGAACCTTGTCGGTCTTTTCCCAAGTAAAGTTTTCGCCGGTGCGGCCGAAATGTCCGTAAACCGCGGTCTCTTTGTAAATCGGCCGGCGCAGATTGAGGGTAGTGATGATGCCCTTCGGCGTCAGATCAAAGTTCTTGCGCACCAGGCGCACCAGTTCCTGATCATCGATTTTGCCGGTACCGAAGGTATCGACCAGCACGGAAACCGGCTCGGCAATGCCGATGGCATAGGCGATTTGAATTTCGCACTTTTTGGCCAGACCCGCGGCGACAATATTCTTGGCAATATAGCGGGCCATATAAGCGCCGGAGCGGTCGACCTTTGTCGGGTCTTTGCCGGAAAATGCGCCGCCGCCGTGCCGAGCATAGCCGCCGTAGGTATCGACAATGATCTTGCGGCCGGTGAGGCCGGCATCGCCCTGCGGACCGCCGGTCACAAAGCGGCCGGTCGGATTGATGTGGTATGTGATGCCCTTGGTGGGAATCAAGTCTTTCGGCAGAATCGGATAAATGACGTTCTCGATGATGTCGTGACGAATGGTTTCATAATCTACTTCCGGGTGATGCTGAGCGGAAATGACCACCGTATCGATTTCCGCCGGCACGCCGTCGACGTAGCGGACGGTGACTTGGGATTTGCCGTCCGGCCGCAGGTAGGGGATTTCGCCGCTTTTGCGCACCAGGGCCAAGCGCTTGGCCAATTTGTGCGCCAGCATAATCGGCAGCGGCATGAGCTCTTCGGTTTCATCGCAGGCAAAGCCGAACATCATCCCCTGATCGCCGGCGCCGTCGCGGTTCACACCCAGCGCAATGTCGGGAGACTGCTGATCGATCGACGTCAGCACAGCGCAGGTTTCGTAATCAAAGCCGTAATGCGCATTGGTGTAGCCGATCTCCTCGATCGTCTGCCGGACGATGGTGGGGATATCGACATAAACCTCGGTGGTAATTTCACCCCCGACGAGCACCAGGCCGGTGGTGACGAACGTCTCGCAGGCGACACGGCCGTAGGGATCGCCCGCAAAGACCGCATCGAGAACCGCATCGGAGATCTGATCGGCAATCTTGTCGGGATGGCCCTCGGTGACCGACTCGGAAGTAAACAAAATTTCTGACATAGAGTTTCTCCTTTAATTCACCGGCATTCGAGCCGGAGTCATTCCAAAAAAGCGGCTGATAGTACCCGCAAATAAACAAACATGCGGAAATCTATAGCCGCTCGTCGACTAGTTATTCCTTTGATCGATTGGCGATTTCACGCTTCAAGTGGTCGATCGGCTTGATCAGCGTGGGATCGACGCCATTGAGGAGAGCCAGATAGTAGCTGACAAAATCCGCCCAAATTACCAAAGAAAAGGTTCGACAGAGACGCGATTCTCCTTCCGGCTCCAGCTCCGTGACCGGCACACGGCAAGCGGCGATCAGGTCACGGCTGATTTCCAACCGCTCTTTGAGTTCGGGCGAATTGTGATCATCCATTAAAAAGATAACGTGATAGAGTTCCGGGTTAAGAATCGCCTCATTCCACATACAGATCTCGTTGTGATTCATTTCGGGAATGAGGTTACTGAAAGCAGGCGCCTTGGCGTTTTCGTTCAGCTGATTTCGCCACCGCAACGGCAGAGCAGAATTGGGTTCGTCTGCGGCATAGATCACGGCGATTCTGCCCTTCAGTGCCTCCGCCAGTTTGACGGCGCGATTTTCCGCCTTTTTATAGTCGGCCAGTTCCGCCGTAAGGCGCTCCGCCATTTCGATGGTTTCCGCTACATCCTCTTCTGCTACGGAAATGATGCCGTACTCCTGCAGAATGCGCATTAGAGCGAAAAAGAGATACCCAAGGGCGCAACGGGGCGGCAGACCCTCCGGCACCCGTACCAAACCCCATTCGTTCTTGACGGCCTTTTTGGCCAGCTTTCCGGCCGAGGCGATGCAGACGATGGGCGCGCCCGCATCCGCCGCCTGCTGAACGGCCGCCAGCGTTTCTTCGGTATCGCCCGAATAGCTGCAGGCAATGACCAACGAATGGGCGCTGATAAATTGCGGCAGACGATAGTCGCGATTGACAATCAACGGCAAATCGAGCAGATCACCATATAGACCGGCGATCAGATCACCGCCGACGGCTGAACCGCCCATGCCGGTGATGACCAAGTGGTGCAGCGGTACGGAGGCGTCGGGTAAGGGGAGTTCAGGTTGTAATAGAACGGCTTCGCGCAGCTGTTGCGGCGTGCGAAGCAGTATATCGAACATATTCGCTTCATCGAATCGGAACAATTCCTCAAGATTCATAAACACCGTTTTAGTGAGTTTTCCGGTTTTTTAAATCAGCATTTCCATCGAAAATTTGCGGCGGAAAGAATCATTCAAAAAGCGCTGGATTTTGTCGATGCTTGCTAATTCGAAAAGCTGCGCAACCATTTCTTCGCATTCTTCCACCGAAACGTTACGGATGATTTCTTTGATATAAGGCAAAGAGCCGGGACTGACGCTGAACTCATCCAGCCCCATGCCGATGAGGATCATGGTGACGAGCGGATCGCCAGCCATCTCGCCGCACATGCCTACCCATACGCCCTGCTCATGAGCTTTTTGGATGACGCCGGCGATGAGACGAAAGACGGCCGGGTGATAAGGCTGGTAGAGATAGAGCAAATGCGGGTTACCGCGGTCGACCGCCACCGTATACTGCACCAAGTCGTTGGTGCCGATGCTGAGAAAGTCGCATTCTTTGGCAATGAGATCGGCGACGACGGCGGCTGCCGGCACTTCGATCATGGCGCCGAGCGGCAACTGCTCGGCAAACGGCAGTTTTTCTCGGCGCAGCTCTTCCTGGATTTCGGCAATGATGCGCCGGCACTGAATGATTTCTTCGACGCTGGTAATCATCGGCAGCATGATGCGGATGTCGCCGTGCAAACCGGCTCGGTAAATGGCGCGAAGCTGCGTACGAAAGAGCGAAGAGGCGCCGTTGAAATAGAGACGAACACCGCGTACGCCGAGAAACGGGTTCTGTTCAGGCGGCAACGTAATGAACGGCGGCAGTTTGTCGCCGCCCAGGTCGAAGGTGCGGATGATCAGCGGTTTACCCTTCATCGCCTTGGCGAGTCGAGTGTATTCTTCCACCTGCCGTTCTTCCGTAGGCAGCTCGGCGCCTGACAGAAAGAGATACTCGGTGCGAAAGAGGCCGACTCCATCCCCGCCCATGGCGATGACGCTCTCGGCTTCTTCGATAAACTCGATGTTGCAGGCCAGTTCGATGTTCTTGCCGTCGAGCGTGCGGGCAGGAAGGTCTTTGAGCTTTTCCAACCGCTGCAGGCGGTCAAGATACTTTTCGCGCCGCTTGCGATAGAACGCCTCGGTCACCGGTGTCGGATTGAGGATCAGCACGCCCTCGCTTCCATCCAGAATTGCCCAATCGCCGTCCTTAATCGAGGCTGCTCCTTCCTTCAAGCCTACTACCGCAGGCACATTGATGGATCGTGCAAGAATCGTAGCGTGGGAGGTGCGCGCGCCGAAATCCATGGCAAATCCGAGCACCTTGCCGCGTTCCAGGTGCACGGTGTCTGACGGCGTCAGCTCGCGGGCAAAAATAATGGAAGGCTCTTCGAGTACGATCGGCGCGATTTCGCTGCCGAGCAGGTGGTGAAGGACACGCCGTTTAAGGTCGCGCACGTCGGCATGACGGGCACGAAACATCTCGTCGCCGAGTGCTGAAAGCTTTTCGATATAGCGGTCCATGACTTCGGAAAAAGCGTATTCCGCTCCGACGCGCTCTTTTTGAATCATGTCGCGGCATTCATCGATCACCATCGGATCGGAAAGCATGGCCTGATGGACGCGGAAGATCTGAGCGGCGTCGGGACTATAAGCCGCCGAGGTCTGCTGATAGATGATTTCGAGTTCTTCACTTGACTGGTTAAGGGCCTGCATCAGTCTTTCCATTTCGGCGGCGGCCTGGTCGGCTTCGATCGTGCGGCGCGAAATCATGGCGACTTCGCCGGTCAGAATCCGTACCGGCCCGATGACTACACCGGGTGAAGCAGCCACACCCTGCAGGCGAATTTCTTTAGCGGCTTTTGCCATGAGAGCCCTTTAAAATTGCTCTTCCAACAGCGATATTTTTTCCATAACCTCGGTCAAGGCCTGCATGGCCTCCTCTTCGTCCTCCCCCTCAATGCGCAGGATCAGCTCGCTGTTTTTGCGCGCCTCCAGCGTCAAGATGCCCATAATGCTCTTGGCATTGATTTCTTCGCCGTCTTTGGAAATATAGATCGCCGAGCGAAATTTCGAGGCCTCCTCGACAATCATTCGCGCCGGGCGTGCATGTAGACCATATTGATTCTTGACGACAAACGACTTGGTAATCATTTTCTTTTTCAATCCCGCATGGAATTAATAAACAGAAAACAAAAGTCCGACGAGCAGGCTGACGGCGAGTACAGTCAGCAAAATAAAGTGTACAGAACGCCTTAAAATTACGAGTATCGATGCTGCCGCGAAGCAGCACCAAAACACAATAAATAGGACGAAATCCTCATTTTTAGCCAAGCACCAGTCCGCAGCGAGAATGGTAAGAAAGCCGGCGACCATAATGCCGATGCCGGACAGCAAGGAAGTGATCTTGCCGAACGGCAGTTTCGTCAGCACCTCGATGACGTTGAACCCGCGCTCGTAGCCTTTCTTCATGCCGTAATAGCGGGCGAAAAGGTGCGGAATATTATAAACAAGCAGATATATCGGCACGGCGATCCAGCCGAACAGCAAAGCGATGCAGAGCGCGGCGGCGCTGGTCAACGGCTTCCAGCGGCTCCAAAACAGCTGGTCGCCTAGACTTCCCAACGGCCCGCTCATTTGCTGCTTGAACAGACTGATCTGCTCTTTCTGGGTTTTCTGCGCAGCTGCCGCCTCTTCTTCCAGTCGAACGACAGCTCCAAGGCACCAGCCGGTAAAGTAAGGATGCGAGTTGAAAAACTCTAAATGGCGGCGCAAAAAGGCGGACCGTTCCTCGGGAGTGTGAAAGAGCCGTTTTGCAATCGGGATCATGCAGTAGGCAAAGCCCATACCGATCAGCGATTTATAATTCCAAGTCGCCTGAATAGTGAATGATCGCAAAAAAACTTTGCGCAGGTCGCTTTTTGGTACGAGGTTGCTCATTGCATCCGCAGCAAAAGTAACAGCAGTCCCAGTGCAGCACCGATAAAAATCAAATAGCGCTGCCTGGTCTGGGTCCAAAACATGTGAATCAGAAAGACGCTTTCGGCCGCTAAAAGACCGCCGATTGCCGCTTTAAACATTCGATCATACGGATGGGGAAACCCCATCAACAGATAGGGAATTACGGCCGTTAAAACGATCGAAGAGATGAAAACGCAAAAAAAGCCGAGAAGAAAGGCGGCTAAAAGGCCTGAGCGATGCGCGCCGGCGATGTCGCGCGGCCGAATTTGGCGCAGCTCCAAAATGCGGGTGTAGTTGCGTGTATTAAAGCTCCGCATGCGGCTGACCAAAACACCGCCGACGGCGCTGACCACCAAAGCTGTCAAAATCGCGAAAAAAATAACGGCATCCTCACGATCCGGAAAGCGTCGGATGCACAACTCGGCAACGGCTGCAGCCGATACCGCGCCGACGTTGCTCTCGGAAAATTTGGCAGCGCCGACGGGCAGCTCGCTGATGTAGGCAAGCTCCAACAGTATGCCGATCAAAAGCCCGAGCTGAAGATTTCCGAGAATCAACCCGACAACAGAGCAGGTCACCAGAGGCCGCGAGGTCATGATCTGCAGAAATGCGGTCGTATCCATCGATACCAAACCGCCCCACAAACTGACCAATACAATTTCGGGCAACACGCACGGACTCCTTGCTTCTCTTTTTAAACATAACTATTTTTAAATTAATAAGCAACTAAAAAACCTTGCCGAA
The nucleotide sequence above comes from candidate division KSB1 bacterium. Encoded proteins:
- a CDS encoding DUF5723 family protein, with translation MKRGFFLAFCMFAAAGASDIFTNARQYAMSGAYSAAATGCDAIFLNPANLGLPFRNPFSMNFFGISGDFTNNAWSHVIYQRYVGTYLDEREVETILNAVPREGFELSSNLRLHGLSLGYGPFAFGVRGFSSYSGSFARELFELMLHGNELNRLYEFNPVQGDGMSAIAMGLGFGKGYAVENSVIETLSWGVTARYLYGLSYARITRSHFISQTTFAGISGAGTLDLDYAEGGRGYALTAALSLQLQNKWIASVILHNPLSQMEWDIRAVKSTFDFRLKEQPLEALLRSASIDSFFITDYYQEPVEKHLVRLPRVLNIAMAAPFADNYLVSAEFEVGFRDSALSSRDPRLAIGGEIRLTDYLFVRAGASRGGLGPDFFSGGFGISLRRFSFDAAFRTYSGLTSATSTGLGLAAGLSLRI
- a CDS encoding PTS system mannose/fructose/sorbose family transporter subunit IID; protein product: MSNLVPKSDLRKVFLRSFTIQATWNYKSLIGMGFAYCMIPIAKRLFHTPEERSAFLRRHLEFFNSHPYFTGWCLGAVVRLEEEAAAAQKTQKEQISLFKQQMSGPLGSLGDQLFWSRWKPLTSAAALCIALLFGWIAVPIYLLVYNIPHLFARYYGMKKGYERGFNVIEVLTKLPFGKITSLLSGIGIMVAGFLTILAADWCLAKNEDFVLFIVFWCCFAAASILVILRRSVHFILLTVLAVSLLVGLLFSVY
- the ptsP gene encoding phosphoenolpyruvate--protein phosphotransferase: MAKAAKEIRLQGVAASPGVVIGPVRILTGEVAMISRRTIEADQAAAEMERLMQALNQSSEELEIIYQQTSAAYSPDAAQIFRVHQAMLSDPMVIDECRDMIQKERVGAEYAFSEVMDRYIEKLSALGDEMFRARHADVRDLKRRVLHHLLGSEIAPIVLEEPSIIFARELTPSDTVHLERGKVLGFAMDFGARTSHATILARSINVPAVVGLKEGAASIKDGDWAILDGSEGVLILNPTPVTEAFYRKRREKYLDRLQRLEKLKDLPARTLDGKNIELACNIEFIEEAESVIAMGGDGVGLFRTEYLFLSGAELPTEERQVEEYTRLAKAMKGKPLIIRTFDLGGDKLPPFITLPPEQNPFLGVRGVRLYFNGASSLFRTQLRAIYRAGLHGDIRIMLPMITSVEEIIQCRRIIAEIQEELRREKLPFAEQLPLGAMIEVPAAAVVADLIAKECDFLSIGTNDLVQYTVAVDRGNPHLLYLYQPYHPAVFRLIAGVIQKAHEQGVWVGMCGEMAGDPLVTMILIGMGLDEFSVSPGSLPYIKEIIRNVSVEECEEMVAQLFELASIDKIQRFLNDSFRRKFSMEMLI
- the metK gene encoding methionine adenosyltransferase, producing the protein MSEILFTSESVTEGHPDKIADQISDAVLDAVFAGDPYGRVACETFVTTGLVLVGGEITTEVYVDIPTIVRQTIEEIGYTNAHYGFDYETCAVLTSIDQQSPDIALGVNRDGAGDQGMMFGFACDETEELMPLPIMLAHKLAKRLALVRKSGEIPYLRPDGKSQVTVRYVDGVPAEIDTVVISAQHHPEVDYETIRHDIIENVIYPILPKDLIPTKGITYHINPTGRFVTGGPQGDAGLTGRKIIVDTYGGYARHGGGAFSGKDPTKVDRSGAYMARYIAKNIVAAGLAKKCEIQIAYAIGIAEPVSVLVDTFGTGKIDDQELVRLVRKNFDLTPKGIITTLNLRRPIYKETAVYGHFGRTGENFTWEKTDKVQDLLKG
- a CDS encoding HPr family phosphocarrier protein, whose product is MITKSFVVKNQYGLHARPARMIVEEASKFRSAIYISKDGEEINAKSIMGILTLEARKNSELILRIEGEDEEEAMQALTEVMEKISLLEEQF
- a CDS encoding bifunctional phosphoglucose/phosphomannose isomerase, translated to MNLEELFRFDEANMFDILLRTPQQLREAVLLQPELPLPDASVPLHHLVITGMGGSAVGGDLIAGLYGDLLDLPLIVNRDYRLPQFISAHSLVIACSYSGDTEETLAAVQQAADAGAPIVCIASAGKLAKKAVKNEWGLVRVPEGLPPRCALGYLFFALMRILQEYGIISVAEEDVAETIEMAERLTAELADYKKAENRAVKLAEALKGRIAVIYAADEPNSALPLRWRNQLNENAKAPAFSNLIPEMNHNEICMWNEAILNPELYHVIFLMDDHNSPELKERLEISRDLIAACRVPVTELEPEGESRLCRTFSLVIWADFVSYYLALLNGVDPTLIKPIDHLKREIANRSKE
- a CDS encoding PTS sugar transporter subunit IIC is translated as MLPEIVLVSLWGGLVSMDTTAFLQIMTSRPLVTCSVVGLILGNLQLGLLIGILLELAYISELPVGAAKFSESNVGAVSAAAVAELCIRRFPDREDAVIFFAILTALVVSAVGGVLVSRMRSFNTRNYTRILELRQIRPRDIAGAHRSGLLAAFLLGFFCVFISSIVLTAVIPYLLMGFPHPYDRMFKAAIGGLLAAESVFLIHMFWTQTRQRYLIFIGAALGLLLLLLRMQ
- the ahcY gene encoding adenosylhomocysteinase, which codes for MNYDIKNINLADGGKMRIEWAERDMPVLRQVRERFAKEKPLAGRKMSACLHVTAETANLMRTLQAGGADLVLCASNPLSTQDDVAASLVRDFGIPVYAIKGEDHKTYYDHIRAAIEHGPVITMDDGADLVSNIHSDYPEIAKQIIGSMEETTTGVIRLRAMAKDGALKFPVIAVNDAMTKNLFDNRYGTGQSTVDGIIRATDVLLAGKTVVVAGYGWCGRGFASRCRGMGADVIVTEVDPIRALEAAMDGFRVMPMMEAAKVGDLFCTLTGDIHVIRPEHMLVMKDGAIVANSGHFNVEIDLEGLKKIAVKGPIEVRRLVDEYTLPNGRRIYVLAEGRLINLAAAEGHPASVMDMSFATQALATEWAVKNAGKLEVKVHNVPKEIEDWVSRLKLKAMNIEIDELTEEQKEYLSSWEMGT